The stretch of DNA CTTGTTTCAATCAAAAAACCAAAAGACGTTCAGGGATTAGTTGATGCTGCAAAAGACATGCAAGTACCACTAGAATATTTTGATAGGGAGGAGCTTGCCAAAGTTACCATTCCAAACCCCTCACAGATGGTGGAGGCCTATGAGGGAACCCCAAGCGTATCAGAAGCTGCTGCAATCAAGAGCTCAGGTGGAAGACTAGTCGTTGAAAAGCAGAAATTCCCACCAGATCTTACAATTGCAATAGCAAGGATTGAAAAATGAAGCGCGGACTATTACTAATTGACAGAGGAAGTAGGGAACAAGAGGCAAAGGACGAGCTAGAATACATTTGCAAAAAGGTCCAGCAAAAGGGAAACTATGTCTTTGTAAATTATTGCTTTTTGGAGGTGGTTCCGCCGTTTATTGAGGAAGGAATCACAAACTGTCTCAAAGAAGAAATCGATGCACTGACTATAGTTCCATATTTTCTATATCCAGGAAAAAAAGTCAAAATTGCAGTAACAGAGGCAGCAAAACTCCAGGCAAAGACCAAGGTCAAGTTCGCAGTGACAAAACCAATGAGCATGCACAAGACCATGGTAGACATTGTCAACTCCAAAATAGAATCGGCCTTGAAGAAAAACAACATTACACTATCAAACAATAAAGTAGATGTTTTGGTGATAGGCCATGGCAGCAAGGACCCAAACGCCCAGATATCAATGAAATACGTAATTGATAATCTCAAGCCAAGCTACAGAAATGTCGAATATTGTTTTTTGGAAATAGAAGAGCCAAACATTGCGCAGGGAATACAAAAATGCGACAAGAACAGTCCAGAAGTCCTAGTAATTGTGTTTTATTTCCTGCACGAGGGCGCACATGTAAAAAGAGACATTTACCAAGATCTCAATCCGGCACTGGAAAAATCCAGTCT from Candidatus Nitrosotenuis aquarius encodes:
- a CDS encoding sirohydrochlorin chelatase; the encoded protein is MKRGLLLIDRGSREQEAKDELEYICKKVQQKGNYVFVNYCFLEVVPPFIEEGITNCLKEEIDALTIVPYFLYPGKKVKIAVTEAAKLQAKTKVKFAVTKPMSMHKTMVDIVNSKIESALKKNNITLSNNKVDVLVIGHGSKDPNAQISMKYVIDNLKPSYRNVEYCFLEIEEPNIAQGIQKCDKNSPEVLVIVFYFLHEGAHVKRDIYQDLNPALEKSSLRKTIITEHIGTDDKMIDFVLERAREVENAN